CGATGTATTTCATGTCGAAGCCCACTCCGTTGTCGCGAACGAAAAAGACAGTTTCGGAATCGGCGCCGGGCCGCACGCCGATTTCAATGACGGCGGCTTCGCGAGTATGGGTGTATTTCAACGCATTGGACAGGAGGTTTGTAAAGACAAGTTCGAGCATCGCCTGATCTCCCTGGACCTTCGGGAGCGGGCCGATTTTCCACTCGACCCGGCGGCCGGACGCATCGCGCTGAAGGACCTCGATGATGGATTCAACCAGCCGCGTGACATCAACCGTCGTTCGCAACAATTCGCTCCGGGCCATCCTGGAAAAGGAAAGAAGGTCGTCAATCAACCGGCCCATCCGGCGAGCCGACTGGCGGACAATCATCAGATTTTGGCGGCTGTTTGCATCCAGTACGGCCGACGAATCGGCGAGGATCATTTCGGAAAAACTGCCGATGTGCCGCACGGGTGCCCGCAGATCGTGGGAAACCGAGTAGCTGAAGGCCTCGAGTTCCTGGACCGCCACTTCCAGTTCAGTGGTCCGCTGTTGTAATGCATGCTCCGCCTGCTTCAGTGCGCTTATGTCCCGGCCTTCCGCCAGAATGTAACCGACCTTGCCGCTCTCGTCGCGCACGGGCACCAGACTGAAGGCGATCGGCACGACGCGTCCGAAGACGAAGAGTTTTTCATCGTAACTGACCGTCTCGCCGGCCACGGCGCGTTTGAACGCGGCGGTGACTCGCGCGAGAACGGCCGGGTCAAACGTCCACCAGGCCCCTTCGAGGAAACGGGTCCGCATCAGTTGTTCGCGGGAAAGACCGGATCCCTGTTCGGCAATCCGGTTGATGAGCAACAGGGTCCCGTCCAGCGCCACCTTCGCGTTCAGCGTGGACATGTTGTCAATGTATTCCCTGAGCTCGCGCTGGCTGTCGCGGATTTGCTGTTCGGCGCGGTTTCGTTCCACGACCTCCTTTTGCAGATCCCGGTTGGCGGCCTCCAACTGGGCGGTGCGTCGGGCCACTCTCTGCTCCAGTTCGGCCGCATGCCGGCGCGCCGCCCGGTACAACATCGTTTGCGACCGTGTCACCGAGAACAGGAGGACGCTGAAGGCGATGCCGGTGGCCAAAACCCACGGCGCGGGGCGGAACGGCGAATCGAGAAAGAATTCCGGCCGGCTTGAAAACACCAGGCTCCATGCCCGGTCTCCCACCAAAATGCTCTCTGTGCGCGTGAACCGGGGCGCCGGGTCCGCACTGAACCGGCGCGGCAGGCGCGACGTCCGGTACAGCAGATGTGCCGCCGTGGCGTCGGGCCCATCGTAAACCTCCATTGCAACCGGAGGCGCGCTGTTCGCCGCGAG
This Candidatus Angelobacter sp. DNA region includes the following protein-coding sequences:
- a CDS encoding ATP-binding protein, translated to LAANSAPPVAMEVYDGPDATAAHLLYRTSRLPRRFSADPAPRFTRTESILVGDRAWSLVFSSRPEFFLDSPFRPAPWVLATGIAFSVLLFSVTRSQTMLYRAARRHAAELEQRVARRTAQLEAANRDLQKEVVERNRAEQQIRDSQRELREYIDNMSTLNAKVALDGTLLLINRIAEQGSGLSREQLMRTRFLEGAWWTFDPAVLARVTAAFKRAVAGETVSYDEKLFVFGRVVPIAFSLVPVRDESGKVGYILAEGRDISALKQAEHALQQRTTELEVAVQELEAFSYSVSHDLRAPVRHIGSFSEMILADSSAVLDANSRQNLMIVRQSARRMGRLIDDLLSFSRMARSELLRTTVDVTRLVESIIEVLQRDASGRRVEWKIGPLPKVQGDQAMLELVFTNLLSNALKYTHTREAAVIEIGVRPGADSETVFFVRDNGVGFDMKYIGKLFQVFQRLHRAEEFEGTGIGLASVRRIVHRHGGRVWAESAAEQGATFFFSLPNPLHTHDETQKNPAG